The genomic window GAAAGAAGGATTTATTGAAGAAAAATAACGATAAAAATATCATATCATGAAAACAAATGCAGAATTACAAAAAGACGTTCAGGATGCCATCAAATGGGAACCCCTGCTACATTCAGAAGAAATAGGAGTTGCAGCAAAAGACGGTGTCGTTTCTCTTACCGGAACGGTAGACAGCTATGCCAAAAAAGTACAGGCAGAGAAAGCTGCTTCCAATGTTTCCGGAGTAAAGGTTCTGGTAGAAAATATTAAAGTGAAATTTCCCGATCCCAGATCAAAAACAGATAATGAAATTGCCCGCGAAATTGTAGCCGCATTCGAATCCAACACCGTAATTCCCGAAGAAAAAATACATGTGAAAGTTGAGGATGGATGGGTAGATCTTGATGGCGAGCTGGCCTGGGATTATTTAAGGGAAATTACCGAAAATTCAATACAGTTTCTTCCGGGTGTTAAAGGTATTTTCAACAATATTACGATCAAGTCTGATATTCAAAATACAATTGAAAAAAAAGATGTGGAAGAAGCCCTCCGCCGAAGCTCGATCGACAGTAAAGAGATTAATGTTTCGGTATCCGGAACAACAGTGACGCTTACAGGAGCAGTACACTCCTGGAGCCAGAAAAAAGAAGCCGAACGCATTGCCTGGAAAACACCAGGCATCGAACATGTAAACAACGAATTGGCAGTTGATTTTGAGTATGATTTTTAGCTCTCCTACTCTTTAAAAATAATTAACATCATGGAAACCTTTTTTAAAAAAAACTTTACTCTGGTAGGTAAGATTGCTTCATTTTCTGCCCGGTTTTTCAAAGAGATTTTTAGATCGGGTTTTGAATATAAAGAGTTTATAAGACAATGTTTTGTGGTTGGGTATCAGTCTTTGCCGCTAGTCACTATTACTGGTTTTATTATGGGACTTGTCCTTACGATACAATCTCGTCCCGCGATGTCCAGATTCGGAGCCGAATCGCTGATCCCAAGTATGGTTTCATTATCGCTGATAAGAGAAATCGCACCTGTGATCACCGCCTTGATCTGTGCCGGAAGAGTATCCTCCGGTATAGGAGCAGAACTAGGCTCCATGAAAGTAACCGAACAGATCGATGCGATGGAAGTTTCTGCCATTAATCCTTACCGGTATCTTGTGGTAACGAGAACGTTGGCAACAATGCTGATGATTCCTGTTTTGGCCATTTATGCAGATCTGATAGGAATTGCAGGCGGATTTGTCGGCGTAAATATTCATAATGACCACAATATCCAGTATTACTTCTCCCATGTATTTGAATCACTGGAATACGTAGATCTTCTACCGGCCACTGTGAAAACATTCTTTTTCGGATTTTTTATCGGAATTATCGGCTGTTATGAAGGATTCAATGCATCGGGAGGAACAAAAAGTGTAGGGAAAGCTGCCAATTCCGCCGTAGTTTCCGCCTCGCTCATCATATTTATAATTGATCTGATAGCAGTACAGCTTACCGATCTGTTTTTTGAATTGTAATGAAAACTATTGAACAAAATATTACTCCGGGATACCAGAATCCATTAGATAAATCATTCATAGAATTTAAGAATGTGTACAAAGCTTATGGTGATAATAAAGTTCTGAATGGCATTAGCTTTACCATTAAAAAAGGTGAAAATCTGGTTATACTCGGAAGATCCGGCTCTGGTAAATCCGTCGCAGTAAAGTGTCTGGTAGGACTTACTAAAGTGGATCAGGGTGAAATAATAATATCAGGGGAAGATATTACAAAACTGAATGAAGAAGGGCTAAACCGCATCAGGATGAAAATCGGGTTTCTTTTTCAGAACGGTGCTTTATACGATTCTATGACGGTAAGACAGAATTTAGCCTTTACCCTACAGCATAATAATAAAAGCCTGAACGAAAATGAAGTGGAAGCAGCCATCAAAGAGGCACTGCAGAATGTAGGACTGGAAGAAGCGATCGATAAAATGCCAGCAGAATTATCCGGTGGAATGCGCAAAAGAATAGGATTGGCCAGAGCATTGATCATTAAGCCACAAATCATCATCTATGACGAACCTACAGGAGGTTTGGATACGATCACAGCCCGCGAAATTATTGAACTGATACGCAGCATCAAGCTTAAATATAATGCAACCTCGATCATCATTACGCATGATCTTACCTGCGCAAAATATACGGGTGACAGAATCATCATCTTAAAAGACGGAGTGATAAAGGCAGAAGGAAGCTATAAAGATATTGAAAACAGTGAAGACGACTGGGTAAAATCATTTTTTGAACAGTAAACAAAATAAATCATGAAAAACGAGTCATCAAACCAATGGAAATTGGGCATTTTTGTTGCAACAGGCATTATTCTTTTTATAGTAGCCATTTATTTCATTGGTGTCAACAGAAATTTGTTTGGTTCTAATTTCGTTTTGCGTTCAGAATTCGAAAATGTAAGCGGACTAAAACAAGGAAGCAACGTACGCCTCTCCGGAATTAATGTAGGAACGGTAGGCAAAATAGATTTTATCTCAGACTCATTGGTTGTAGTGAAGCTGATCATCAAAAAGGATGTACAGAAATATATTAAAACCGATGCTGTCGCCAGCATAGCAACAGATGGTTTGGTAGGTGATAAAGTGCTTATTATTTCTCCGGGGAATAGCTCCGGAACGGTCGTGAAAGAAAATGACATCATTGCTTCTTATAAAGCTCCGGAAATAGAAGATGTTTTGTCCAGCATTAAAAAAAGTGCCGATAATACCAAGATAATTACGGATGAGCTCGTTACTTTCAGCCGGAAAATGAATAATAAAGAT from Chryseobacterium wanjuense includes these protein-coding regions:
- a CDS encoding BON domain-containing protein; the protein is MKTNAELQKDVQDAIKWEPLLHSEEIGVAAKDGVVSLTGTVDSYAKKVQAEKAASNVSGVKVLVENIKVKFPDPRSKTDNEIAREIVAAFESNTVIPEEKIHVKVEDGWVDLDGELAWDYLREITENSIQFLPGVKGIFNNITIKSDIQNTIEKKDVEEALRRSSIDSKEINVSVSGTTVTLTGAVHSWSQKKEAERIAWKTPGIEHVNNELAVDFEYDF
- a CDS encoding ABC transporter ATP-binding protein codes for the protein MKTIEQNITPGYQNPLDKSFIEFKNVYKAYGDNKVLNGISFTIKKGENLVILGRSGSGKSVAVKCLVGLTKVDQGEIIISGEDITKLNEEGLNRIRMKIGFLFQNGALYDSMTVRQNLAFTLQHNNKSLNENEVEAAIKEALQNVGLEEAIDKMPAELSGGMRKRIGLARALIIKPQIIIYDEPTGGLDTITAREIIELIRSIKLKYNATSIIITHDLTCAKYTGDRIIILKDGVIKAEGSYKDIENSEDDWVKSFFEQ
- a CDS encoding MlaE family ABC transporter permease; the encoded protein is METFFKKNFTLVGKIASFSARFFKEIFRSGFEYKEFIRQCFVVGYQSLPLVTITGFIMGLVLTIQSRPAMSRFGAESLIPSMVSLSLIREIAPVITALICAGRVSSGIGAELGSMKVTEQIDAMEVSAINPYRYLVVTRTLATMLMIPVLAIYADLIGIAGGFVGVNIHNDHNIQYYFSHVFESLEYVDLLPATVKTFFFGFFIGIIGCYEGFNASGGTKSVGKAANSAVVSASLIIFIIDLIAVQLTDLFFEL